Proteins from one Crocosphaera sp. UHCC 0190 genomic window:
- a CDS encoding glycosyltransferase family 2 protein gives MPKVTVCIPTYNRSHFLIYAVNSVLNQTYKDFELIICDDGSPDDTSQVVEGFNDDRIRYIRHPKNIGRSRNMRSGFEASQGEYFIKFDDDDALTPEFLEKTVTILDENPRVDFVCTSHWIINKNHQRIESATKENVTRWGKDKIKQGIIQDLDWQTFYHQSLQVGSTLFRHNCLKEVDYMRPQADGCEDFDLLVRLALIGKIGYFLPEFLMEYRFHGGQTSLGQNLHFLKAKLFCIESYQFTDQELEKQRIIKLAQTQQDLGLRLIEKGESKEGRKLLEASKLVLGSSKRTNFGLLISYIPLNLRQFILKVFRQVRSKDYTEKVRSQTT, from the coding sequence ATGCCTAAAGTTACTGTTTGTATTCCTACTTATAATCGTTCCCATTTCCTGATTTATGCCGTTAATAGTGTTCTTAATCAAACCTATAAAGATTTTGAACTAATTATCTGCGATGACGGTTCTCCTGATGATACCTCCCAAGTTGTTGAGGGGTTTAACGATGATAGAATTCGCTATATTCGTCATCCCAAAAACATCGGGAGAAGTCGTAATATGCGATCGGGTTTTGAAGCGTCTCAAGGGGAATATTTTATTAAATTTGATGATGATGATGCTTTAACCCCTGAATTTTTAGAGAAAACAGTAACAATTTTAGATGAAAATCCTAGGGTTGATTTTGTTTGTACCAGTCATTGGATTATTAATAAAAATCATCAACGGATAGAGTCAGCAACTAAAGAAAATGTTACGAGATGGGGTAAAGATAAAATAAAACAAGGGATTATTCAAGATTTAGATTGGCAAACTTTTTATCATCAAAGTTTACAAGTTGGATCAACTTTATTTCGTCACAATTGTTTAAAAGAAGTGGATTATATGCGTCCTCAAGCAGACGGATGTGAGGATTTTGATTTATTAGTTAGGTTAGCTTTAATCGGTAAAATTGGCTATTTTTTACCAGAGTTTTTAATGGAATATCGCTTTCATGGGGGACAAACCAGCTTAGGGCAAAATCTCCACTTTTTAAAGGCTAAATTGTTCTGTATTGAAAGCTATCAATTTACAGATCAGGAATTAGAAAAACAAAGAATTATTAAATTAGCACAAACTCAACAAGATTTAGGATTAAGGTTAATTGAAAAAGGAGAAAGTAAAGAAGGACGAAAACTTTTAGAAGCTTCCAAACTGGTTTTAGGAAGTTCTAAACGTACCAATTTTGGACTACTTATTTCCTATATACCCTTGAATCTTCGTCAGTTTATTTTAAAAGTATTTCGGCAAGTTCGCTCAAAAGATTATACTGAAAAAGTTCGCTCACAAACAACTTAG
- a CDS encoding Npun_R2821/Npun_R2822 family protein — METKGFYILANDVVYDQLIALLNSIEINVNQELPICIIPYDNRLEKVKSEIKNRPNLTLFDNQESINRWEEFADKVWAAHPRNQESKATRPRWYKGHLQRKFVAFDGEFDHFVFYEADNLAMKPVDDVFEKLNDYDFVFNDWEHRKPTETAALNIPLIEKSGFYTDTEVRPKIHDASFFGGKKGLFSPQELAELENKLINQREVEWINRIGWWDDVFLFNYLTLRCERPIYNFTQSPNGQERTGNCADRDPFVNIDNVLYNEQGLKPIHRIHYMNYSSADFVRLCQGEDVNICYQDIFLHYRFLKNPEQKPTQLVPANSLTKATRKFQGIVGKIKRTIS; from the coding sequence ATGGAAACAAAAGGATTTTATATCCTAGCCAATGATGTTGTTTATGATCAATTAATTGCTTTATTGAATAGCATTGAGATCAATGTTAATCAAGAGCTTCCTATTTGTATTATTCCCTATGATAATCGCTTAGAAAAAGTTAAATCAGAAATAAAAAATCGTCCCAATCTTACCTTATTTGATAATCAAGAATCTATTAATAGGTGGGAAGAATTTGCCGATAAAGTTTGGGCTGCCCACCCTAGAAATCAAGAAAGTAAGGCAACCCGTCCCCGTTGGTATAAAGGACATTTACAAAGGAAATTTGTAGCTTTTGATGGAGAGTTTGATCACTTTGTTTTTTATGAAGCAGACAACTTAGCCATGAAACCTGTAGATGATGTTTTTGAGAAGTTAAATGACTATGATTTTGTCTTTAATGACTGGGAACATCGTAAACCGACAGAAACAGCAGCTTTAAATATTCCACTGATTGAAAAAAGTGGTTTTTATACCGATACTGAGGTTAGACCAAAAATTCATGATGCCAGTTTTTTTGGCGGCAAAAAAGGGTTATTTTCTCCTCAAGAATTGGCAGAATTAGAAAATAAATTAATTAATCAAAGAGAAGTCGAATGGATTAATCGTATTGGGTGGTGGGATGATGTTTTCCTCTTTAATTATCTAACCTTACGCTGTGAACGTCCAATCTATAACTTTACTCAAAGTCCCAACGGACAGGAAAGAACCGGAAATTGTGCCGATAGAGATCCTTTTGTGAACATCGATAATGTGCTTTATAATGAACAGGGATTAAAACCTATTCATCGTATTCATTATATGAATTATTCTTCTGCTGATTTCGTCCGTTTATGTCAAGGAGAAGATGTGAATATTTGCTATCAAGATATCTTTTTACATTATCGTTTCTTGAAAAATCCTGAACAAAAACCAACTCAATTAGTTCCGGCAAATTCATTGACAAAAGCGACGCGAAAATTCCAAGGCATTGTTGGAAAAATTAAACGCACTATTTCTTAG
- the sir gene encoding sulfite reductase, ferredoxin dependent has protein sequence MVKTPVSPTRKVSKLEGIKESSNFLREPLATQLLEDSTHFTEDAVQILKFHGSYQQDNRDNRVKGQEKDYQFMLRTRNPGGFIPAQLYSTLDSLSDEYGNHTLRVTTRQGFQIHGIVKKNLKSAIAAIVKGMGSTMGACGDLNRNVMAPPAPYKNRPEYQYAWEYADKIADLLRPQTEAYYEIWLDGEKIISAEEAPEVTAARQKNGTGTTFKDTQEPIYGEHYMPRKFKCSVTVPGDNSIDLYTHDVSLVVMTDEAGELQGFNIFAGGGMGRTHNKEETFPRLADPLGYVAKEDVYDFMKAIVATQRDYGDRTQRRHARMKYLIEDWGLDKFRSQVEDYFGKPLDPFKPLPEWQYQDYLGWHDQGDGKLFLGISVENGRVKDEGSLQLKTALQKITQQYSLPMRLTANHNIILYEIEPNHKAAINSILTGCGIVSDPQKIDPLTRYSMACPALPTCGLAIAESERALPGIIERIRGLLNQLGLESEEIVIRMTGCPNGCARPYMAELGFVGSAPGMYQIWLGGDPNQTQLAQPYVEKLPDREIESFLEPLLMYFKQEKIESESFGQFCGRVGFDALRVFADSYTPETKKKPRRIRKNQHRVSIPDEMFTRLKEASTEANQPMNQIVQEALEAYFGQKQSD, from the coding sequence ATGGTCAAAACTCCCGTTTCACCAACCCGCAAAGTTTCCAAGCTAGAAGGAATTAAGGAAAGCAGCAACTTTTTAAGAGAGCCGCTAGCAACCCAGCTTTTAGAAGATAGCACCCATTTTACAGAAGATGCCGTTCAAATCCTCAAGTTTCATGGCTCTTATCAACAGGATAACCGAGATAATCGCGTAAAAGGACAAGAAAAAGACTATCAATTTATGTTGCGTACCCGTAACCCAGGAGGGTTTATTCCCGCGCAACTCTATTCAACCCTAGATAGTCTCAGCGATGAGTATGGTAATCATACTCTCAGAGTCACTACCCGTCAGGGCTTTCAGATTCATGGTATTGTCAAGAAAAACTTAAAATCAGCGATCGCCGCCATTGTCAAGGGCATGGGATCAACCATGGGAGCCTGTGGTGATCTTAACCGGAATGTGATGGCTCCGCCAGCCCCCTATAAAAATCGCCCAGAATACCAATACGCTTGGGAATATGCCGATAAAATAGCCGATTTACTGCGACCCCAAACCGAAGCTTACTACGAAATTTGGCTCGATGGGGAAAAAATTATTAGCGCAGAAGAAGCTCCAGAAGTGACCGCAGCGCGGCAAAAAAACGGCACAGGCACCACTTTTAAAGATACACAAGAACCCATCTACGGAGAGCATTATATGCCCCGTAAATTCAAATGTAGCGTCACCGTACCAGGGGATAACTCCATTGACCTCTATACCCATGATGTCAGTTTAGTGGTGATGACGGATGAAGCAGGGGAACTACAAGGGTTTAACATCTTTGCCGGGGGAGGCATGGGACGCACCCACAACAAAGAAGAAACCTTCCCTAGATTAGCCGATCCCTTGGGCTATGTGGCCAAAGAAGATGTTTATGATTTCATGAAAGCCATTGTGGCCACCCAAAGGGACTACGGCGATCGCACCCAACGCCGTCACGCTCGCATGAAATACCTCATAGAAGACTGGGGACTCGATAAATTCCGATCTCAGGTAGAAGACTATTTTGGCAAGCCCTTAGACCCCTTTAAACCCCTGCCTGAGTGGCAATATCAAGACTATTTAGGATGGCATGATCAAGGGGACGGTAAGCTATTTTTAGGCATTTCCGTTGAAAATGGCCGGGTCAAAGATGAGGGAAGCTTACAACTAAAAACCGCCCTTCAGAAAATCACCCAACAGTACAGCCTCCCCATGCGTCTGACGGCGAATCATAACATTATTCTGTATGAAATTGAGCCGAACCACAAAGCCGCCATTAACAGCATTTTGACGGGTTGTGGGATTGTCAGTGATCCCCAAAAAATCGACCCCTTAACCCGTTATTCCATGGCCTGTCCCGCTTTGCCCACCTGTGGCCTAGCGATCGCCGAATCAGAACGGGCTTTACCAGGGATTATTGAGCGAATTCGGGGCTTATTAAATCAATTGGGACTAGAATCCGAAGAAATCGTCATCAGAATGACCGGATGTCCCAACGGTTGCGCCCGCCCCTACATGGCAGAGTTAGGCTTTGTCGGCAGTGCGCCAGGGATGTATCAAATTTGGTTAGGGGGTGATCCCAATCAAACCCAGTTAGCACAGCCCTACGTCGAAAAACTGCCTGATCGGGAGATCGAAAGCTTTTTAGAACCCTTGTTGATGTATTTTAAGCAAGAGAAGATTGAGTCCGAAAGTTTTGGTCAATTTTGCGGTCGGGTAGGATTTGACGCTTTGCGGGTCTTTGCCGATAGTTATACCCCAGAAACAAAGAAAAAACCCCGTAGGATTCGGAAAAATCAGCATCGAGTAAGTATTCCTGATGAAATGTTTACCCGCCTTAAGGAAGCCTCGACAGAAGCAAACCAGCCCATGAATCAGATTGTACAAGAGGCTTTAGAAGCTTATTTTGGACAAAAACAGTCAGATTAG
- a CDS encoding ATP-binding cassette domain-containing protein has translation MNTSLGSRTVLTHNPTITISNQGKVLGPFDLIRLVHRLGRDPDQVDLIVPDLDPWRVIGSCQASFCQEGNEYRIFDGNQVKASTNRLFFNNTLITPQTGLLLQDGMDITIGQNPANYIVITYSNPTVSQSIKLPQKNVISLKNQSVELGRDPAANLQLDAPTVSRRHAIIDSNAQGQYILTDCSTNGVFVNEQKVTGKALLPPGARIRIGPYTLILQGDNLIVADRGNNIRLDAKNLQRIVKGKEGQDIQLLQDISFPIEPGQFVALVGGSGAGKSTLLRTLLGIEPIQNGVVELNGEDLRKNFNIYRTLIGYVPQYDIVHQNLTVQEVLYYGAKLRLPLDVDITQEVEKTLKQIDLVERQNTLVKALSGGQLKRVSIGVELLADPKLFFLDEPTSGLDPGLDKKMMKLLSNLADEGRTIILVTHTTLNINLCDRLAFLGKGGYLCYFGPPQEATQFFNLKNQDFSDIYIHLEEQNTVIQESQRFNNNNNHFYQTYISNYLPDVQASSISNSPPKKVRRSLWQQLSILSQRYVKLLSRDPLNLVLSLVIAPLGIIFMRLALAEKIPFISTDDNDPVLATLSLKVLFVFTCAAIWVGLGSSLQEIIKEAKIYQRERLVNLGIWAYLGSKATILGGLAILQSLLISLTILIFFKSPDNQVFNWLSGLEMTVFLTLFATISLGIMVSSLVKNVTQANTFLPLILLPQIIFSGVLFKMTGIGKIFSWLMISRWSVGALGSLVNIEAMIPKISMISQTSVPDIPVEVYEANLKNLLLNWGLLLLHSLIYWGVTYIIQKRKDIL, from the coding sequence ATGAATACCTCTTTAGGCTCTCGGACAGTTTTAACTCATAATCCTACAATTACTATTAGTAATCAAGGTAAAGTTTTGGGCCCGTTTGACTTGATTCGTCTGGTTCATCGTTTAGGTAGAGATCCGGATCAAGTTGATTTAATCGTACCAGATCTTGATCCTTGGCGGGTTATTGGGAGTTGTCAAGCTTCTTTCTGTCAAGAAGGGAATGAGTACCGAATTTTTGATGGAAACCAAGTTAAAGCCAGCACGAATCGTCTCTTTTTTAATAATACCCTAATTACCCCACAGACAGGACTGTTACTGCAAGATGGTATGGACATCACCATCGGACAAAATCCCGCCAATTATATTGTTATTACTTATTCTAATCCTACGGTTTCCCAAAGTATTAAACTCCCTCAAAAAAATGTAATTTCTCTCAAAAATCAGTCCGTTGAGTTAGGCAGAGATCCCGCCGCTAATTTACAATTAGATGCGCCTACTGTGTCCCGTCGCCATGCCATTATTGATAGCAATGCTCAAGGACAATACATTTTAACAGATTGTAGTACCAATGGGGTGTTTGTCAATGAGCAAAAAGTGACAGGAAAAGCCCTACTTCCTCCAGGGGCAAGGATTCGTATTGGCCCTTATACTTTGATTTTACAAGGTGATAATTTAATTGTCGCAGATCGGGGGAATAATATTCGGCTTGATGCCAAAAATCTGCAACGAATTGTTAAAGGAAAAGAAGGACAAGATATTCAGTTATTACAGGATATTTCCTTTCCCATTGAACCGGGCCAATTTGTGGCATTAGTGGGGGGAAGTGGGGCCGGAAAATCAACTTTACTTCGTACATTATTAGGCATTGAACCGATACAAAATGGAGTGGTTGAATTAAATGGCGAGGATCTACGAAAAAACTTTAATATTTATCGAACTTTGATTGGTTATGTCCCTCAATATGATATTGTACATCAAAATTTAACCGTTCAAGAAGTTTTATATTATGGAGCGAAATTACGCTTACCTCTTGATGTTGATATCACTCAAGAAGTGGAAAAAACCTTAAAACAAATTGACTTAGTTGAGCGTCAAAATACCCTAGTAAAAGCCTTAAGTGGAGGTCAACTAAAGCGGGTAAGTATTGGGGTAGAATTACTCGCTGATCCAAAACTTTTCTTTTTGGATGAACCCACATCAGGACTTGATCCAGGGTTAGATAAAAAGATGATGAAACTATTAAGCAATTTAGCAGATGAAGGGAGAACAATTATTTTAGTTACCCATACAACCCTAAATATTAATTTGTGTGATCGCTTAGCTTTTCTCGGTAAAGGAGGTTATCTTTGTTACTTTGGACCTCCCCAAGAAGCTACCCAATTTTTTAATCTCAAAAATCAAGATTTTTCTGATATTTATATTCATCTTGAAGAGCAAAATACGGTTATCCAAGAATCCCAAAGATTTAACAATAATAACAATCATTTTTATCAAACTTATATTAGCAATTATCTCCCCGACGTTCAAGCTTCAAGTATCAGTAATTCTCCCCCGAAAAAAGTTAGGCGATCGCTCTGGCAACAATTATCAATTTTGTCCCAACGTTATGTTAAATTACTATCAAGAGATCCCCTTAATTTAGTCTTATCTTTAGTAATTGCCCCTTTAGGAATTATTTTCATGAGACTCGCTTTAGCGGAAAAAATTCCCTTTATTTCTACAGATGATAATGATCCAGTTTTAGCCACATTATCCTTAAAAGTTCTCTTTGTTTTTACCTGTGCAGCAATTTGGGTAGGGTTAGGCAGTTCTTTACAAGAAATTATCAAAGAAGCAAAAATCTATCAACGGGAACGATTAGTTAATTTAGGAATCTGGGCCTATTTAGGCTCAAAAGCAACTATTTTAGGTGGCTTAGCAATTCTCCAAAGTTTATTGATCTCCCTAACAATATTAATCTTTTTTAAATCTCCAGACAATCAAGTTTTTAACTGGCTTTCTGGATTAGAAATGACAGTTTTTTTAACTCTATTTGCAACGATTAGTTTAGGTATAATGGTTTCCTCTCTAGTTAAAAATGTTACCCAAGCAAACACCTTTTTACCCCTGATACTCCTACCTCAAATTATTTTCTCAGGCGTTTTATTTAAAATGACAGGAATCGGTAAAATTTTCTCCTGGTTAATGATTAGTCGTTGGTCAGTTGGTGCCTTAGGAAGTTTAGTAAACATTGAAGCAATGATCCCTAAAATTTCTATGATTAGTCAAACTTCTGTTCCTGATATCCCGGTAGAGGTTTATGAAGCAAACTTGAAAAATTTATTACTTAATTGGGGACTATTATTATTACATAGTTTAATTTATTGGGGCGTTACTTATATTATTCAGAAACGTAAAGATATTTTATGA
- the aroC gene encoding chorismate synthase, which yields MGNSFGHLFRITTFGESHGGGVGVVIDGCPPRLEISEADIQIDLDRRRPGQSKITTPRRETDTCEIISGVFEGKTLGTPIAVLVRNKDARSQDYDEMAVKFRPSHADATYEAKYGIRNWQGGGRSSARETIGRVAAGAIAKKILKQVANVEIIGYVKRIKDIEGIIDPNVVTLEQVESNIVRCPDSETAEKMIDFIDKIRRDKDSIGGIVECVARNVPRGLGEPVFDKLEADLAKAVMSLPASKGFEIGSGFDGTLLTGSEHNDEFYIDDNGEIRTTTNRSGGIQGGISNGENIIIRVAFKPTATIGKEQKTVTSDKEETTLAAKGRHDPCVLPRAVPMVEAMIALVLCDHLLRLQGQCGVLGVND from the coding sequence ATGGGTAACAGCTTTGGCCATCTATTTCGTATTACCACCTTTGGGGAATCTCATGGGGGAGGAGTGGGTGTTGTTATTGATGGTTGTCCCCCCCGTTTAGAAATATCAGAAGCAGACATTCAAATAGACTTAGATCGCCGTCGTCCTGGACAAAGTAAGATTACCACACCCCGTCGAGAAACGGACACCTGTGAGATTATTTCTGGTGTCTTTGAAGGGAAAACCTTGGGAACTCCGATCGCAGTTTTAGTCCGCAATAAAGACGCGAGATCGCAAGATTATGATGAAATGGCCGTTAAATTTCGTCCTTCCCATGCAGACGCAACCTATGAGGCCAAATATGGCATCAGAAACTGGCAAGGAGGGGGGCGATCTTCTGCGAGAGAAACCATTGGTAGAGTTGCCGCAGGGGCAATTGCAAAAAAAATTCTTAAACAAGTCGCTAATGTTGAAATTATTGGCTATGTAAAACGCATCAAAGACATCGAAGGAATCATTGATCCTAATGTTGTTACCCTAGAACAAGTTGAAAGTAATATTGTTAGATGTCCTGATTCAGAAACTGCCGAAAAAATGATTGATTTTATTGATAAGATTCGACGGGATAAGGACTCGATTGGCGGTATAGTTGAATGTGTGGCCCGCAATGTTCCGAGAGGACTGGGTGAACCTGTTTTTGATAAATTAGAGGCAGATTTAGCCAAAGCAGTGATGTCTTTACCTGCTAGTAAAGGGTTTGAAATTGGCTCAGGGTTTGACGGAACACTATTAACTGGAAGTGAACATAACGACGAATTTTATATTGATGATAACGGAGAAATTCGCACTACAACGAATCGATCTGGAGGCATTCAAGGGGGTATTAGCAACGGAGAAAATATCATTATTCGTGTTGCTTTTAAACCCACGGCAACCATTGGCAAAGAACAAAAAACTGTAACTTCTGATAAAGAAGAAACTACTTTAGCGGCAAAAGGAAGACATGATCCCTGTGTTTTACCTAGAGCAGTTCCGATGGTAGAAGCAATGATTGCCTTAGTTTTATGTGATCACTTATTACGTTTGCAGGGACAATGTGGAGTTTTAGGTGTTAATGATTAA
- a CDS encoding class I SAM-dependent methyltransferase → MINDTNQTTYQSSHIVNYYAQLSQLQPAEATILNLLKGQLSSMKMLDIGVGGGRTTKYFARLVKQYIGIDYSAEMIAACQQRFSNDSSILLEVGDARDLSRFNDNYFDFILFSFNGIDYISHTERLQVFQEISRVGKTRGYFLFSTHNLQGIEREFNWRKRLNINPISTYVNLVMFGFLRFFNSSLTYQQLQNSPYAIIRDESHNFRLKTYYIRPIEQIKQLQTVFSDIKVYSWKTGQEIMNQQDLDSNIDMWLYYLCLIK, encoded by the coding sequence ATGATTAATGATACCAATCAAACCACTTATCAATCCAGTCATATTGTTAATTATTATGCACAATTAAGCCAACTACAACCTGCTGAAGCAACCATTTTAAACCTTCTTAAAGGGCAATTATCCAGTATGAAAATGCTAGATATTGGAGTAGGAGGAGGACGAACAACAAAATACTTTGCTAGGTTGGTTAAGCAATATATTGGGATTGATTATTCTGCTGAAATGATTGCCGCTTGTCAGCAGAGGTTTTCTAATGATTCCTCAATTTTATTAGAAGTAGGAGATGCTAGGGATCTCAGTCGATTTAATGATAATTACTTCGACTTTATTTTATTTAGTTTTAATGGCATTGATTATATATCCCATACTGAGAGATTGCAAGTGTTTCAAGAAATTAGTAGGGTAGGGAAAACTAGGGGCTATTTCTTATTTTCTACCCATAATCTTCAAGGAATTGAACGAGAATTTAATTGGCGAAAACGCCTTAATATAAATCCTATAAGCACCTATGTTAATCTAGTTATGTTTGGGTTTCTACGTTTTTTTAATTCTTCTCTGACTTATCAACAATTACAGAATTCTCCCTATGCTATTATTCGGGATGAATCCCATAATTTTCGGCTAAAAACTTATTATATTAGACCAATAGAACAAATTAAACAACTGCAAACAGTCTTTAGTGACATCAAAGTTTATTCTTGGAAAACTGGTCAAGAAATTATGAATCAACAGGATCTCGATTCTAATATTGATATGTGGCTTTATTATTTATGTTTGATTAAGTAA
- a CDS encoding helix-turn-helix transcriptional regulator: MICNERQYGITKKRIREFELKTAELKSRSFSDNDENEKLRYELYLNNFESTLEELQEEVQEYEALKSGKIQQLFLDEFSKLPEALIKARIAKGLTQEQLAESLDLKPQQIQRYEATFYESASFYRILEVMDALNIKIKQEIILKKI; encoded by the coding sequence ATGATTTGCAATGAACGCCAATATGGTATTACAAAAAAAAGAATTAGGGAATTCGAGCTAAAAACAGCCGAATTAAAAAGTCGTTCATTTTCTGATAATGATGAAAATGAAAAATTGCGTTATGAATTATATCTTAATAACTTCGAGAGTACCCTGGAAGAATTACAAGAGGAGGTACAAGAATATGAAGCATTAAAAAGCGGAAAAATTCAACAATTGTTTTTAGATGAATTCAGTAAATTACCCGAAGCACTGATTAAAGCGAGAATTGCTAAAGGACTAACCCAAGAACAGTTAGCAGAATCTTTAGACCTTAAACCGCAGCAAATTCAGCGTTATGAAGCTACTTTTTATGAGAGTGCTAGTTTTTATCGAATTTTAGAAGTAATGGATGCTCTCAATATTAAAATTAAACAGGAGATTATTTTAAAAAAGATATAG
- a CDS encoding DUF6932 family protein, whose product MSIPKFEKNGNLPAGIHLATWQEVEDILGFGKRRQKLIAGIKMACEPLKNAGCRKIYIGGSFATSKRWPQDFDICWDEEDVNLVLLNSLEPILWGNRVNRAAQKSKYGGELFPASMIADELGQTYLEFFQKDRNGNKKGIIQFNL is encoded by the coding sequence ATGTCTATTCCAAAATTTGAGAAAAACGGCAATTTACCCGCCGGAATTCATCTTGCTACCTGGCAAGAAGTTGAAGATATTTTAGGCTTTGGTAAACGTCGTCAAAAGCTTATCGCAGGAATAAAAATGGCTTGTGAACCTTTAAAAAATGCTGGCTGTCGTAAAATTTATATCGGTGGCAGTTTTGCAACTAGTAAAAGATGGCCACAAGATTTTGATATCTGTTGGGATGAGGAAGACGTTAACCTGGTACTTTTAAACAGTTTAGAACCCATTTTATGGGGAAATAGAGTTAACCGCGCTGCTCAAAAAAGTAAGTATGGTGGTGAACTTTTTCCAGCTAGTATGATAGCTGATGAATTGGGTCAGACTTATCTAGAATTTTTTCAAAAAGATAGGAATGGTAACAAAAAAGGAATAATTCAGTTTAATCTCTAG